A section of the Rossellomorea marisflavi genome encodes:
- the ymfI gene encoding elongation factor P 5-aminopentanone reductase, with amino-acid sequence MMKFALITGASGGIGKSTAKKLASEGWSLYLHYHRNEEAITTLMEEIKGVDVIPVKADLTSSGGVGKLTEQIFDLDAIVYCSGTSHWGLFQDQSEESMDEMISLHVKSPMLLVQALLPKLVRKKGSIVLMSSIWGQTGASCEVVYSAVKGAQLSFVKALSKEVALSGVRVNAVAPGAVSTNMLSGFTEEDVQGIRDEIPMGELAHPDQIADAVDFLLSPKAAYITGQTLSVNGGWYT; translated from the coding sequence ATCATGAAATTCGCTCTCATTACCGGTGCTTCTGGAGGTATCGGTAAAAGCACGGCAAAGAAGCTTGCCAGTGAGGGATGGAGTCTCTATCTCCATTATCATCGAAATGAAGAAGCCATCACTACATTGATGGAGGAGATTAAAGGAGTGGATGTAATACCGGTCAAAGCGGATCTCACTTCCTCCGGGGGAGTGGGGAAATTGACTGAACAGATCTTTGATCTGGACGCCATTGTGTACTGCAGCGGAACGTCTCACTGGGGACTGTTCCAAGATCAGTCCGAAGAAAGCATGGATGAGATGATCAGCTTGCATGTAAAGAGCCCGATGCTCCTAGTACAAGCCTTACTTCCGAAGTTGGTCAGGAAAAAAGGATCCATTGTACTCATGAGCTCCATCTGGGGCCAGACGGGTGCATCCTGCGAAGTCGTTTATTCTGCTGTGAAAGGAGCCCAGCTTTCATTTGTAAAGGCCCTTAGCAAAGAGGTCGCCCTTAGCGGGGTAAGGGTCAACGCCGTGGCCCCCGGTGCTGTGAGCACCAATATGCTCTCCGGTTTTACAGAAGAAGACGTCCAGGGAATCAGAGACGAAATTCCCATGGGGGAACTCGCCCACCCCGACCAAATAGCAGACGCCGTGGACTTCCTCCTCTCACCAAAAGCAGCATACATAACCGGCCAAACCCTATCCGTCAACGGGGGCTGGTACACCTAG
- a CDS encoding DUF3243 domain-containing protein: MSVLENWSDWKNFLGDRLHQAQHSGMENETVNDLAYQIGDYLSKQVEAKNDQERVLADLWSVASPDEQHAIANMMVKLVNNNGTR; the protein is encoded by the coding sequence ATGTCAGTATTAGAAAACTGGTCTGATTGGAAAAACTTCTTGGGTGATCGCTTGCACCAGGCTCAGCACAGCGGTATGGAAAACGAAACCGTGAATGATCTTGCTTATCAAATCGGTGACTACCTTTCCAAACAGGTGGAAGCTAAGAACGATCAAGAAAGAGTCCTTGCAGATCTTTGGTCTGTTGCTTCACCTGATGAGCAGCATGCTATCGCCAACATGATGGTCAAGCTTGTCAACAATAACGGAACTCGCTAA
- the pgsA gene encoding CDP-diacylglycerol--glycerol-3-phosphate 3-phosphatidyltransferase: MNLPNKITISRIILIPLFLIIMLVPWNWGDMRFLGADLPVNQFVGALIFIIASTTDWIDGYYARKLDLVTNLGKFLDPLADKLLVSAALIVLVEMGVAPSWIVIIIISREFAVTGLRLVLAGEGEVVAAGQLGKIKTWAQIIAISALLLNNAIFELMNLPFDVIALWIAMFFTIWSGWDYFYHNRKAFVNSK; the protein is encoded by the coding sequence TTGAATTTACCTAATAAAATCACCATTTCCCGGATCATTCTGATCCCGCTATTCCTCATTATTATGCTGGTTCCCTGGAACTGGGGGGATATGCGCTTCCTTGGGGCGGATCTTCCGGTCAATCAATTCGTAGGGGCCCTCATATTCATCATCGCGTCTACGACAGACTGGATCGATGGATATTATGCGAGGAAATTGGATCTCGTCACCAATCTCGGGAAGTTCCTTGATCCCCTAGCGGATAAGCTACTTGTATCTGCAGCCTTGATCGTACTGGTTGAAATGGGAGTGGCGCCTTCATGGATCGTCATCATCATCATCAGCCGTGAATTTGCCGTGACGGGTCTACGACTTGTGCTGGCAGGAGAAGGCGAAGTGGTAGCTGCAGGTCAGCTCGGTAAGATCAAGACGTGGGCACAGATCATTGCCATATCGGCATTGCTGTTGAATAATGCCATCTTCGAGCTCATGAACTTGCCGTTCGATGTCATTGCCCTTTGGATTGCCATGTTCTTCACCATCTGGTCCGGTTGGGACTATTTTTACCATAATCGCAAAGCGTTTGTTAATTCAAAATAA
- a CDS encoding helix-turn-helix domain-containing protein encodes MSELGKRLKDARESKGYSLDDLQRITKIQKRYLTGIEEGSYDSMPGKFYVRAFIKQYCEAVGLPPEEIFEEYKSEIPVTQHEEIPDSLSRVQTRKTVSESSSKVLDFIPTLLIVVVIIGILFVLWVFIQGKMGNDNAAENDTNKNSQVAVDEKDVPKEDDGEKTSSDKEEKPAADKDKKQDKEDDSKDTKKGDEQTLKQTSVQGYKTTYELNGTDRFKLSLSADGDSWIGVYNEKDKVLFEGTLTKGSKEDFDFSGESQAYLIIGNAANTGITINGEEVEYGIPTDVVRQDVIINYSKESSE; translated from the coding sequence GTGTCTGAATTAGGAAAACGTTTAAAGGATGCAAGGGAGTCTAAAGGCTATAGCCTCGACGATCTGCAGCGGATCACGAAGATCCAGAAACGCTATTTGACCGGAATCGAGGAAGGTTCGTATGATTCCATGCCCGGTAAATTTTATGTGAGGGCCTTCATCAAGCAGTACTGTGAAGCAGTCGGCCTGCCACCTGAAGAAATCTTTGAAGAGTACAAGTCCGAAATCCCTGTCACACAGCACGAAGAAATTCCTGATTCCCTTTCAAGGGTCCAGACAAGAAAGACGGTCTCCGAGAGTTCCTCGAAGGTCCTCGATTTCATCCCGACGTTGCTTATCGTGGTGGTGATCATCGGCATCCTCTTTGTCCTGTGGGTATTCATCCAAGGAAAAATGGGCAATGATAATGCTGCAGAGAATGATACGAACAAAAACAGTCAGGTAGCGGTGGACGAGAAGGATGTACCGAAGGAAGATGATGGTGAAAAAACATCATCTGACAAAGAAGAAAAGCCTGCAGCCGATAAGGATAAAAAGCAGGATAAAGAAGATGATTCAAAAGATACTAAAAAGGGAGATGAACAAACACTCAAGCAGACATCTGTCCAGGGATATAAGACCACTTACGAACTGAATGGAACAGATCGATTCAAACTTTCGTTATCTGCTGACGGTGATTCGTGGATCGGTGTATATAATGAAAAGGATAAGGTGTTATTTGAAGGCACCTTGACGAAAGGGAGCAAAGAGGATTTCGATTTCTCCGGAGAATCCCAGGCCTATCTCATCATCGGGAATGCTGCCAATACAGGTATCACCATCAATGGGGAGGAAGTCGAGTATGGAATCCCAACCGATGTGGTCAGGCAGGATGTTATCATTAATTACAGCAAAGAATCTTCAGAGTAA
- a CDS encoding ABC transporter permease, translating to MGFIDILTILIPSTLLWASPLIFTSLGGAFSERSGVVNIGLEGLMVIGAFSSIVFNLAFADTFGAATPWVSLLVGMLAGALISVLHAVASISFRADQTVSGVAINLLAVGLTLFLVKRIYGKGQTDIISEGFSKIDVPVLHKIPVIGDIFFSNTYWPPFVAIIAAFLVWFIMFKTPFGLRLRSVGEHPMAADTMGINVTRMRYIGVILSGAFAGIGGGVYAQSISSDFSHATISGQGFMALAALIFGKWHPLGAMGAAIFFGFAQSLSIIGSSLPLFENIPSVYLLIAPYVLTILALTGFIGRADAPKALGTPYIKGSR from the coding sequence GTGGGGTTCATCGATATCTTAACCATACTTATTCCATCAACATTATTGTGGGCGTCACCACTTATTTTCACTTCACTTGGTGGAGCATTTTCAGAGCGATCAGGGGTCGTCAATATCGGCTTGGAGGGATTGATGGTCATCGGAGCCTTCTCCTCCATCGTCTTTAACCTTGCATTTGCTGATACCTTCGGAGCTGCCACCCCGTGGGTGTCCCTTCTTGTCGGTATGCTTGCCGGAGCATTGATCTCCGTCCTGCACGCTGTCGCATCGATCAGCTTCAGGGCAGACCAAACTGTATCAGGTGTGGCCATCAATCTCCTTGCTGTCGGTTTGACGCTTTTCCTCGTAAAGCGCATTTATGGAAAAGGCCAGACAGACATCATTTCAGAAGGCTTCTCGAAAATCGATGTGCCTGTTCTCCATAAGATACCGGTGATCGGAGACATCTTCTTCAGTAATACGTACTGGCCACCGTTTGTGGCGATCATTGCGGCATTCCTTGTGTGGTTCATCATGTTCAAAACGCCATTCGGTTTGCGTCTGCGCTCTGTCGGGGAACACCCTATGGCTGCCGACACGATGGGCATCAACGTGACACGTATGAGATATATCGGAGTCATCCTCTCTGGAGCCTTCGCTGGAATCGGGGGCGGGGTATATGCCCAGTCAATTTCATCCGATTTCAGTCATGCTACCATCAGTGGACAAGGCTTCATGGCCCTGGCTGCACTGATCTTCGGAAAATGGCATCCACTTGGTGCCATGGGTGCAGCGATCTTCTTCGGATTCGCTCAGAGCCTCAGCATTATCGGAAGCAGCCTTCCGCTATTCGAAAATATTCCGAGCGTGTACCTCTTGATCGCACCTTACGTTCTTACGATCCTGGCTTTGACAGGGTTCATCGGACGTGCAGATGCACCAAAAGCTCTTGGAACACCTTATATCAAAGGAAGTCGTTAA
- the yfmF gene encoding EF-P 5-aminopentanol modification-associated protein YfmF, whose amino-acid sequence MSDINEVIKKKNGYTLHIVKTEKFKTNSIVFKMKAPLDQDTVTLRGLLPHVMQSSTKSYPSTTTLRSHLDELYGANFFVDLGKKGEYHIVSMSVEIANEKFLADSEPLLQKGIEFLTEVLFNPHATDEFDPATVEKEKRNQKIRIQSVYDDKMRYANSRLVEEMCKGERFALHVNGEKDEVDAITPKALYDYYERVMQEDQFDLYVIGDVDADEVEKLCDGLMNLSERDPKRVDQGIQKQIQKENVIKEQQDVKQGKLNIGYRTHTQYGDEDYFALQVFNGIFGGFSHSKLFINVREKASLAYYAASRLESHKGLLMVMSGIESKNYDQAVGIIDEQLQAMKAGDFTSDELDQTKAVMRNQMLETIDTPRGLVEVLYQNAFAGIDIGLNDWLAKIDAATKDEVVKAANKVELDTIYFLTGTEG is encoded by the coding sequence ATGTCTGATATTAATGAAGTGATCAAGAAGAAGAACGGATATACGCTACATATCGTCAAAACTGAAAAATTCAAAACAAACAGCATCGTCTTTAAAATGAAGGCGCCTTTGGATCAAGATACCGTGACATTGAGAGGGCTGCTGCCGCATGTGATGCAAAGCAGTACTAAATCCTACCCGTCCACGACTACACTGCGTTCCCACCTTGATGAACTATATGGGGCGAACTTTTTTGTCGACCTTGGAAAGAAGGGCGAGTACCATATCGTCAGCATGTCTGTTGAGATAGCCAATGAAAAGTTTCTCGCTGATTCTGAACCACTCCTTCAAAAAGGAATCGAATTTTTAACGGAGGTCCTTTTCAATCCCCATGCCACCGATGAATTCGACCCTGCAACGGTCGAGAAAGAGAAGCGGAATCAAAAAATCCGGATTCAATCGGTCTACGATGACAAAATGAGGTATGCGAACTCCCGTCTGGTGGAGGAAATGTGTAAAGGCGAGCGATTCGCCCTTCACGTCAACGGAGAGAAGGACGAAGTCGATGCGATTACACCGAAGGCGCTTTATGATTACTATGAGCGCGTCATGCAGGAAGATCAATTTGATCTTTATGTGATCGGCGACGTCGATGCGGATGAAGTAGAAAAGCTGTGCGATGGTCTCATGAATCTTTCCGAACGGGATCCTAAGCGTGTCGACCAAGGTATTCAAAAGCAAATCCAGAAGGAAAATGTCATCAAGGAACAGCAGGATGTCAAACAGGGGAAATTGAATATCGGCTACCGTACCCATACTCAATATGGCGATGAGGACTATTTTGCGCTTCAGGTCTTCAATGGGATATTCGGTGGATTTTCCCACTCCAAACTGTTCATCAATGTACGTGAAAAAGCAAGCCTTGCCTACTATGCAGCAAGTCGCCTCGAAAGCCATAAAGGGCTACTCATGGTCATGAGTGGAATCGAGTCGAAGAATTATGATCAAGCGGTGGGAATCATCGATGAGCAGCTTCAAGCCATGAAGGCTGGTGATTTCACTAGTGATGAGTTGGATCAAACCAAAGCAGTCATGCGCAATCAAATGCTTGAAACCATCGATACTCCGCGTGGTCTTGTGGAAGTCCTGTACCAAAACGCCTTTGCCGGGATCGATATCGGCTTGAATGACTGGCTCGCAAAAATCGACGCAGCCACAAAGGATGAAGTGGTGAAAGCGGCCAATAAAGTCGAACTTGATACGATTTACTTTTTAACAGGAACGGAGGGGTAA
- the recA gene encoding recombinase RecA encodes MSERKAALDMALKQIEKQFGKGSIMKLGEKTDREIVTVPSGSLALDAALGVGGYPRGRIVEVYGPESSGKTTVALHAIAEVQAQGGQAAFIDAEHALDPVYAQKLGVNIDELLLSQPDTGEQALEIAEALVRSGAVDAIVIDSVAALVPKAEIEGEMGDSHVGLQARLMSQALRKLSGAINKSKTIAIFINQIREKVGVMFGNPETTPGGRALKFYSSVRLEVRRAETLKQGNEMVGNKTKIKVVKNKVAPPFRVAEVDIMYGEGISKEGEIVDLGSELDIILKSGAWYSYNEERLGQGRENAKVFLKENPDIRNEIMLKIRDHYGLDTGRAETEETGEMSLLDD; translated from the coding sequence GTGAGTGAACGTAAAGCAGCCTTGGATATGGCTTTAAAACAAATAGAGAAACAATTCGGTAAAGGTTCCATTATGAAATTGGGAGAAAAGACCGACAGGGAAATCGTAACGGTACCAAGTGGATCACTTGCCCTTGACGCAGCGCTTGGGGTAGGCGGTTACCCACGTGGTAGGATTGTCGAAGTCTATGGACCGGAATCTTCTGGTAAGACAACCGTTGCCCTTCACGCCATTGCAGAAGTACAGGCCCAAGGTGGCCAAGCAGCATTCATTGATGCTGAGCACGCCCTGGATCCCGTTTACGCACAAAAATTGGGAGTCAATATCGACGAACTCCTGCTTTCACAGCCGGATACAGGTGAACAGGCATTGGAAATCGCTGAAGCCCTCGTACGAAGCGGTGCAGTCGATGCGATTGTTATTGACTCTGTGGCAGCCCTGGTGCCTAAAGCCGAGATTGAAGGGGAGATGGGGGATTCCCACGTTGGTCTCCAAGCTCGTCTCATGTCCCAGGCCTTGAGGAAGCTTTCTGGTGCCATCAACAAATCCAAGACCATCGCCATCTTCATCAACCAGATCCGTGAAAAGGTCGGGGTTATGTTCGGAAACCCGGAAACGACACCTGGTGGACGCGCACTTAAATTCTACTCTTCCGTACGTCTTGAAGTCCGTCGTGCTGAGACCCTTAAACAGGGAAATGAAATGGTAGGGAACAAGACAAAGATCAAAGTCGTCAAGAACAAAGTTGCTCCTCCATTCCGTGTTGCAGAAGTAGATATCATGTACGGAGAAGGGATTTCCAAAGAAGGTGAGATCGTCGACCTCGGTTCAGAACTTGATATCATCCTCAAGAGCGGTGCCTGGTATTCCTATAATGAAGAGCGTCTTGGTCAAGGACGTGAAAATGCAAAAGTATTCCTCAAAGAGAATCCGGACATCCGCAATGAAATCATGCTGAAGATTCGTGATCACTATGGGTTGGATACAGGCCGTGCCGAGACAGAGGAGACGGGAGAAATGAGTCTGTTAGACGACTGA
- the yfmH gene encoding EF-P 5-aminopentanol modification-associated protein YfmH yields MKKITFDQLQENLYYEKMANGLDVYILPKGGFNKTYATFTTKYGSIDNHFAPLGEEELVKVPDGIAHFLEHKLFEKEDGDVFQQFSKQGASANAFTSFTRTAYLFSSTTNVERNLETLIDFVQDPYFTEKTVEKEKGIIGQEITMYDDNPDWRLYFGVIENMYKNHPVKIDIAGTIESITPITKDMLYQCYGTFYHPSNMLLFVVGSVDPEAIMNQVRENQGKKDYEKMPEIKREFDQEPDEVAEKKKVLKMNVQSPKCLVGLKASDPHQQGKEMLKQELSINVFLDILFGKSSNHYSDLYNDGLIDETFSYDYTQENGFGFLTAGGDTEKPDELAERIQGLLLKAVNEPIVTEENLARTKKKKIGAFLRAINSPEFIANQFTRYAFNEMDLFDVVPTLESLSVDDITNAAAGLIDEKRMTVCQVVPNS; encoded by the coding sequence ATGAAGAAGATTACCTTCGATCAGCTGCAGGAAAACCTTTATTATGAGAAGATGGCAAACGGGTTGGATGTGTACATTCTTCCTAAGGGAGGATTCAATAAAACCTATGCAACCTTTACGACAAAATATGGAAGCATCGATAACCATTTCGCCCCTCTCGGAGAGGAAGAATTGGTCAAAGTTCCAGACGGCATCGCCCATTTCCTCGAGCATAAGCTTTTTGAAAAAGAAGACGGAGATGTGTTCCAGCAGTTCAGTAAGCAAGGCGCTTCTGCCAACGCCTTCACGTCATTCACGCGCACAGCCTATCTTTTCTCCAGTACCACTAACGTGGAGCGGAATCTGGAAACACTGATCGACTTTGTGCAGGATCCTTACTTTACGGAAAAAACAGTTGAAAAAGAAAAGGGTATCATCGGACAGGAAATCACCATGTATGATGATAACCCCGATTGGCGCCTGTATTTCGGCGTGATTGAAAATATGTACAAAAATCATCCTGTCAAGATTGACATAGCAGGGACGATCGAGTCCATTACACCTATCACGAAAGACATGCTCTATCAGTGCTACGGCACGTTCTATCATCCGAGTAATATGTTGCTGTTCGTTGTCGGTTCCGTGGACCCTGAGGCTATTATGAATCAGGTCAGGGAAAATCAAGGCAAAAAGGATTATGAAAAGATGCCTGAAATCAAAAGGGAATTCGATCAGGAACCCGATGAAGTGGCAGAAAAGAAAAAAGTCCTGAAAATGAACGTGCAAAGCCCAAAATGTTTGGTTGGCCTGAAGGCATCCGATCCCCATCAGCAAGGCAAGGAAATGCTGAAGCAGGAGCTTTCCATTAACGTTTTCCTTGATATTTTGTTCGGGAAAAGTTCAAATCACTATTCGGACCTTTATAACGACGGACTGATCGATGAAACGTTCAGTTATGATTATACCCAGGAAAATGGGTTTGGTTTCCTAACTGCCGGTGGGGATACGGAGAAGCCGGATGAATTGGCCGAACGCATTCAGGGTCTCCTTCTGAAGGCTGTGAACGAACCGATCGTAACCGAAGAAAACCTGGCGAGGACGAAGAAGAAGAAAATCGGAGCCTTTCTCCGTGCCATCAATTCTCCCGAGTTCATTGCCAATCAGTTTACCCGCTATGCATTCAATGAAATGGATCTATTCGATGTCGTACCGACACTTGAAAGTCTGTCAGTGGACGACATCACCAATGCAGCTGCAGGTCTGATTGATGAAAAACGGATGACCGTATGCCAGGTTGTACCAAATTCATGA
- a CDS encoding DUF3388 domain-containing protein translates to MERKEWYLEYEIQKNRPGLLGDISSLLGMLSINIVTINGVDEGRRGMLLLADTDEQIGRLESILQTMDTINVTKLREPKLRDRLAVRHGRYIQRDADDKKTFRFVRDELGLLVDFLAELFKQEGHKLVGLRGMPRVGKTESIVASSVCANKKWLFVSSTLLKQTIRSKLIEDEYSDDNLFIIDGIVSTRRANEQHWQLVREIMRMPAVKVIEHPDVFVQNSEYTLEDFDYIIELRNNPEEEITYELVEQNNLFQNSDFGGFDF, encoded by the coding sequence ATGGAAAGGAAAGAATGGTACCTGGAATATGAGATTCAAAAGAACCGCCCCGGCCTGTTGGGGGATATTTCTTCCCTGCTTGGGATGCTCTCGATCAATATCGTCACCATCAATGGGGTGGACGAAGGGAGACGGGGAATGCTGCTCCTTGCTGACACGGATGAGCAGATCGGAAGACTCGAATCGATCCTGCAGACGATGGATACCATCAATGTAACCAAGCTTCGAGAACCAAAACTGAGGGATCGCCTGGCTGTCAGGCATGGACGTTACATCCAGCGGGATGCAGATGATAAAAAGACGTTCCGTTTCGTTCGGGATGAGCTCGGACTTCTTGTCGATTTCCTTGCAGAACTATTCAAGCAGGAAGGACACAAGCTTGTGGGGCTGCGTGGTATGCCCCGCGTGGGGAAAACGGAATCCATCGTCGCTTCGAGCGTCTGTGCCAACAAAAAATGGCTATTCGTATCTTCAACTTTATTAAAGCAGACCATCAGAAGCAAACTGATCGAAGATGAATATTCAGACGATAATCTCTTCATCATTGACGGAATCGTCTCTACCCGGAGGGCAAATGAACAGCATTGGCAGCTTGTCAGGGAAATCATGCGCATGCCGGCGGTCAAAGTGATCGAGCACCCTGATGTGTTTGTACAAAACTCCGAGTATACCCTGGAGGATTTCGATTACATCATCGAATTGCGGAACAATCCTGAAGAGGAAATTACATATGAGTTGGTTGAACAAAATAATTTATTTCAAAATTCCGATTTCGGCGGTTTTGATTTTTGA
- a CDS encoding competence/damage-inducible protein A, with product MNAEIIAVGSELLLGQIANTNAQFISERLAEIGVNVFYHTSVGDNPERLEEVIKHAEERADLLIFTGGLGPTKDDLTKETIARSLGVSLSMDEEAMDSIRAYFEKVGRVMTPNNEKQALILEGSVPLKNDFGMAPGMVFQQSGKAYILLPGPPSEMRPMFSTYGVPAVMGLMKRKEVIHSRVLRFFGIGESQLEADLEELIDRQTNPTIAPLAGDGEVTLRLTAKHESKDVAETLLNELESEIRQTVGEYLYGYDQDSLEGVGFRLLKEKGLTLAAAESLTAGLFQSSLASIAGASSVLEGGVVCYQDSVKRDVLNVREETLKNHGAVSRECAIELAANVRTLFKSDIGISFTGVAGPEAQGDLPPGTVWIGIASGDGEPRAYKLTLAGSRNGNRSRTVKYGWHYLVKEYKA from the coding sequence ATGAATGCAGAAATTATCGCAGTTGGATCGGAATTACTTTTGGGGCAGATCGCTAATACCAATGCCCAGTTCATCTCAGAAAGGCTTGCCGAGATCGGAGTGAACGTGTTTTATCATACAAGCGTTGGAGATAACCCGGAAAGACTTGAAGAGGTCATCAAGCATGCAGAAGAGAGGGCGGACCTTCTTATCTTCACGGGAGGTCTCGGACCGACCAAGGATGATCTGACCAAAGAGACCATTGCAAGGAGTCTGGGTGTCAGCCTCTCCATGGATGAAGAAGCCATGGACTCCATCAGGGCTTATTTCGAAAAAGTCGGCAGGGTGATGACTCCCAACAACGAAAAGCAGGCACTGATTCTCGAAGGTTCGGTACCATTGAAAAATGATTTCGGCATGGCACCCGGTATGGTGTTTCAACAGTCCGGGAAAGCATATATCCTGCTACCTGGCCCGCCTTCTGAGATGAGGCCGATGTTCAGTACGTACGGGGTTCCTGCCGTCATGGGCCTCATGAAACGAAAAGAAGTGATCCATTCCCGTGTACTTCGATTCTTCGGGATAGGGGAGTCGCAGCTCGAAGCCGACCTTGAAGAACTCATCGACCGGCAGACGAATCCGACGATCGCACCTCTTGCCGGGGACGGAGAGGTTACCTTGCGATTGACGGCAAAGCACGAGTCAAAAGATGTCGCAGAGACTCTCTTGAATGAGTTGGAATCGGAAATTCGGCAAACAGTCGGGGAGTACCTATACGGATACGACCAGGACTCCCTTGAGGGGGTGGGCTTCAGGCTCCTGAAAGAAAAAGGCCTTACACTTGCTGCAGCTGAAAGCCTCACGGCAGGCTTGTTTCAATCCAGCCTCGCTTCGATCGCAGGCGCTTCTTCCGTCCTTGAGGGGGGAGTGGTCTGCTATCAGGATTCTGTTAAGAGGGATGTGCTGAACGTACGGGAGGAAACGTTGAAGAATCACGGTGCGGTCAGTCGTGAATGCGCCATCGAGCTTGCGGCCAATGTGAGGACCTTGTTCAAATCCGATATAGGCATCAGTTTCACTGGTGTAGCAGGACCCGAAGCGCAAGGGGATCTGCCTCCTGGAACCGTTTGGATCGGCATCGCTTCAGGTGATGGAGAGCCGAGGGCATACAAGCTCACACTGGCTGGAAGCCGAAACGGGAATCGCAGCCGGACAGTAAAATACGGGTGGCATTACTTGGTGAAGGAATACAAAGCATAA